Genomic window (Musa acuminata AAA Group cultivar baxijiao chromosome BXJ1-9, Cavendish_Baxijiao_AAA, whole genome shotgun sequence):
TTTGAATGTTAGATGGCAAGGTAGCTGGGGATCAGAGGTCGAAGGAGCGGTGCCTATAAAGCCTTTTCCAAAACGTGGATGGGTAACAAATTAATGACTTTATGATTTGTACCCGAATATGTCTTTTactttaaagatatttttatagCATAAATAATTCAAAGCTACTCTGTGATATTATatagtataataaatttaaatatatatatatatatatatattacattaaaAATTTATCTCAAGCCTAAATTACCCACACAAAGTGGCATCCTTCGCTTACAACAAAGTCCGCACTGTCATCAGTCGTGTCCGATAAGGAGACCTTGTCCTACTCGGACTCGTTTTCCCAGTTGTGTTCGTCATCGGAACCTTCTCTATATAACTCATCAACGTTGGTCCTCCGCCACCTTCAACAACTCCTCTGCCATTGCGATCGACATCTCTGTCCTTGCTTTGGTTCCTCTTAGCCACCAAAGGCACAGCAGATGAAGAGAAGAAGAATACAAGGAGCAGAGGCGGAGACCACCATGGACAGCCCTGACTGGACATCGCTCCCGCTGGATGTTCTCACGAAGATTGGCGAAAAGCTTCCCGTCCCTCACCGTGCCTGCTTTCGTGCCACATGCAAGGATTGGTGTTCCGCACTCCTACCCGTTGTCATCCCGTCCCCGTGGATCTTCTTAGTCGGCAAGAACAGCGATACCTGCAACTTCTTGTCTTTCCCCACCAGACGCTCCTTCACCTACTCCCTTCTCCCTGAGCGCCACGGCGTGCGGTATGTGGGCTCTCAAGCTGGTTGGCTAGCAGTCTACAATGAAAACCTGGATGTCAGCCTCATAAATCCTCTAACAGCGGCTCGAATCTGCCTCCCCTCCTTCCTCACCCTACCCAATTTTGAGCTCGTCGGCGGCAGCTGTGTCCTTCCTCATCTCCACCGAATCTCCCGTTTTTTTGTTTCGAAAGTTATCTTCTCCGCAAATCCAACTACCCATAATTACATCGCGGtgagtctctatggcactccccaAATTGAAATCGCCTACGCAAAAGCAGGCGGAGACAAGTGGAATCTTCTTCAGACGACATCGACTCAGAATCGTTCATACGAGGATATCATGTACCACAATGGGAAATTCTACTGCATAACAGTTGAAGCCGAAGTCTTCGCTTTTGACCTCAGTGGAGTTTCTCCCACCGTGACGGTGGTCGCCGAGAGAACGTCACTCGGTTTGACATATTTCGACGATCACATTCCTTGCTTCGGTGTCATACAAATTTACGGCAAATACTTGGCGTGCTCGAGCACCGGGGAGCTGTTCCTGATTTTTAGGCGCGAAGTTCTCTGTCATGAATCGCTGGGATGGAAGGGTATCATGGTTTGGAGGTACAATCCTCAGCGTCAGCCATGTTGGGAAGCTGTGAAGAACTTGGGGAATAAGTCCTTGTTGATCGGTATCAACAACGCTATATCGATTTCTACCGAGAATTTTCGAGGTGTACGACGAGATTGCGTCTACTTTATGGGGGCGCTGGTCAGAACCATAGTCGATGACCGGCCCGAATTCATTCTTAGAATTGGAGTGTTTGATGTGGAACGGGGAATGTGGGCGCGGGCAAACTATCAGTTAGAATCACACTCGCAGCCACCCATCTGGTTCACTCCCTCCATGCTGTGAACCAAGAAACGAGTAGTTCTTGCTCTTATTTGACTTACAACTCCTACTACTACATATAGAGATGATAGATACATTACAGGCCACAGTAACTATATCAACTTGTGCTTTGATATTGTGCACAAGAAAATGTTTTGCTTGATTTATGAAGTTGCACATCTGTTTTACAAGTTTGATATGACCATAGAAGATGAAAGCAAGTTTTCCTTCAAGAGGAAACAACATAAAGAAACATGTAGATGCCTTTTGCTCTTATATGAAATGTTGATTTTGAGTGATTTCTTTATGGCCTTATCAGTCATCATTAGTTGTGGGTATCACTAGAATTagtgattgatttgagatcctatACCTGCAGGTGCTATTTGATGAGGTTACTGTAATGAATTAAATATGAAAGAATTACATCATCTAAttggaaataaagaaaaatagttACTTAATACCACATGTTGCTGAAGACAGATCTTACTTTGAAAAAGATAGTGACTTGTGATGTGTGAATGATATTATGCAATTTGGTGAAAAAATAAAGGACCCAAAATCTTGAGAACAATGCAGGAGAAGAATTTATCGATAGTTGAAGAGATGTAAATTCTCtcttctaacatgtataaatagggcGTATTGTATTCAACTCAAtgcattcttcttctttgtattttatttctatcatggtatcagagtcattCCGGTCTTAGGAAGGCTCTACTCTCCCTTCTGTAGCCTGTTCTCGTCAGAGCTAGGCATGTGTTCGGCACCTGACCTCTGACGATTCCCATCACCATGAACACAGTTGCCATATCTTTCTGTCGCTACATCTTATCGCCAAACACCTATGCTGCACTGCAATAGCCCCCTAGGCGTGACCTCTACCTCCGGCGACTGAAGCGATATTGATCCTACTGCAAGTGATCAGTACAGGTGGCATCAGCAGTTTTTTTttacccatcttttttttttttttttacctatcTAATTGTTACAGACTTCCACTTTTTCTACTTTGCTCCTATATATGTCTAACATGTCTTCATCTAACGTTCCAATTACTATTCCCATAGGAAACCATAGTACCTTTTCCTCTATAGGCCTTATTTCTATCAATGCTGCCactctcattcccttcaaattatccaacggtggcaactatgcatcatAGCgtactcaattctctaatctactatttggctatgatcttttaGGAtttgtcgatggctctcttcgttgtccgccggcgatgctcaacatcccaggcATATCGAGTCCAATACCAAATCCGGAccataaactatggttacgccaggattgtctcatccttcaagcaattcaagcctcggtcgttggttccctcgccccactcatttcttcatgtgacactactatcgaagcttggtgcaagttgcaaaccaccctggccaaTCGTTCCCgtactcgcatgcttagtcttctatccaatctcatgaagataaaacaagagggaagtactgttgttgattatctacacaacataaagattatcatcgataacttggccttgataggccattccctcagtgatgaagaagttgctGTCCATATCCTAAATggcctaggagacgagtacaaggaattggcaacagcaatacgggcacgtgattcactagtattatttgaagaactctataacaagttgactgactatgagatatatctcacGCATAAGGACAGGTTGCCAAAACCATCCATTATAGCTCAAGTCAGTTAAAAACCTAAGAAGAAGAGCAACCGGTACAACAAGAGCTCCAaacaaacctcccctcctcaACAAAGAGTCGTCTGCCAACTATGTGACAAAGCTGGTCACTTTGCAAAAGTCTATAGAACTCGATCCAGACTTCCTCCTCCATCGCATTGGCCTCATGCAAATCTTATAGCTACTTCGACTACTGGTGATgaaaattggattgtggactctggcgcaTCTCATCACATCACGTCTGATTTACAAAACTTATCCATCCATAACGACTATGGCGAAActgaagacatcatcatcggtgacgataACAGACTccctattactcatactggttccacagtgCTTAATTCACGTAGTACTTCGTTTATgctagatgatgttttgtgtgcaccccaaATCAAAcaaaacctcatttctgtttcccaATTCTACAAATAGAAttatacctcaattgaattctttcataaTTCCTTTCTTCTCAAGGATTTAAGCACGGGGACATCCTTGGTCCGAGGCCagagtaaagacaacatttacgagtgGCTGTTGGTTCCACAAATCACCCAACCCACTGCCCATTCTTCAAtcgcagctccaattgatgtgtggcatcgtcgtcttggtcatccctcaactcTTATTCAGCAAAAACTGATTttccgttattctcttcctacgcttaaatccaataacatcataactcattgtgatgcttatttaagtaataaaagtcatagacttcccttTGGAAAATCCTCCATATCCTGCTCTAAACCCCTTGAAGTTATTtacactgatgtttggggccccgctccaatcacttcctttgacaaatttagattttatattattttcgtagACTATTTCACCAAATACACATGCTTATACCCTCTTCAtcataaatctgaagtttcaacAGTCTTTACTAACTTTCGAAgattggtcgagaacttctttcaATCTAAAATTAAGActatttactctgatggtggcgacgaatatcaagccctcacatcctgcctATCTGCTTGTGGGAtataacacctcaagtcacctccacacactcctcaactcgtcGACTCTGCTGAacacaaacatcgacatatagttaaaactggtctcacactcctACACTAAGCCTCTATACCACCAACTTTTTGGACTGCAGTATTTCAAGCTGCcgtctacctcattaatcgtatATTCACTCCAATCCTCGAGTATGAGtcgccatttgaaaaattatttcataaatccccgaaccttcaaaaacttaaagtgtttggttgtttatgttatccatggttacgtCCATATACCtcacataagataacatcaaaatctaaaccttacgttttcattggatactcccttGATCATAATGCCTTTTGATGCTATGAACCCTAATCTCGAAAAGTCTTTGCGtcccgtcatgttatttttatagagactacATTTCCATTTCACAACCCTGAGTCTCCTACTGTGCCacctactccatcacatatacatcactggagtacacCATCAATCCCGTCAATCgagtctcccataatatcatccAGTCATTCTCCTCAAGATTCACACTCTCTCATTCTCCCGGTGCAACAGCTCCTCACCCCCTCCATTGTGCCTCTCCTTTCTTCACTAGGTTCCCCTACAACTGAAGGCATTCCCTCGGAATCACATTCGCTACCTTTATCGTCTCTTGAGACCAATGACACCGAAGTCCCTTAGACTCTACCGCCCATACCTACAACACACCCTATAGCCCCTGGACATCCAATGATAACATGATCCAAAAGTGGTGTCTTTAAACCACAACAAATTCTTGACCTACATACCATCACAACATCCTCGTCAGAGACCattgaacctaccacaattactcaagcccaaaaatctctatactggcgtaaagccatgtgtgaagaatatgatgcactccttcataattctacatggacccttgtaccctctcatcccacataaaacatcatcgggtgtaagtgcgtctttcgaattaagcggaacctagaTGGATCCGTagctagatataaagcacgtccAGTGGCCAAAGGGTTTCTCATCAATGACCTgatgttgacttcacagagacattcaaccttattgttaaacccacaataatccgacttattctaagtttggccatctcacaaAGCTGGTATTTACGTCAACTCGACATtaacaatgcctttctacaggggacCATAACTGATGATATCTTCATGCAGCAGCCtcttggcttcatccacccttaatatccaaagcatgtttgtaaactacaaaaagctatttatggtcttcgtcgggctccaagagcttggtacaccgaaTTTAGCTCGTTTTTGGCATCAGTTGACTTCATCAACTCTaaatcacaggcaacaatcctatggaaatcaaggcattcctcaagcatttagcaAATTGATTCTCTCTTAACGATCTAGGAcccttgagctattttttgggagtggaagcaacatacacatctaccgggctcttcctatcacaacgaaagtatattcgagatctattatctaaaacgaATATGTAAGATGCAAAGGCAGTTACAACACCTCTGTCTACTAGCGAGTCGCTCAAACTTTGTGATGGAAGCCCTGTTacagacccaactcaataccatcaagtccttggctccttacagtacttatctctcacccgtCTAGATATTCATTTGTGGTCAATAAACTATCCcagttcatgcatcgaccatctattaTACATTGGTCTGTAGTCAAACGAATCTTGCGGTATCTTCACGGGACTATCAATCATTGTCTCTTCGTCCATAAACACTCCCCTCttaatctccatgcctttgccgatgctgattgggcagagaattttgatgatagaatcTCCACGTTAGGGTATgtggtctttcttgggtctaattcaatcagttggagttctaagaaataaaagacagtggcccggtctacaactaaagctgaatatcgtgcta
Coding sequences:
- the LOC135594156 gene encoding F-box protein At3g56470-like; translated protein: MKRRRIQGAEAETTMDSPDWTSLPLDVLTKIGEKLPVPHRACFRATCKDWCSALLPVVIPSPWIFLVGKNSDTCNFLSFPTRRSFTYSLLPERHGVRYVGSQAGWLAVYNENLDVSLINPLTAARICLPSFLTLPNFELVGGSCVLPHLHRISRFFVSKVIFSANPTTHNYIAVSLYGTPQIEIAYAKAGGDKWNLLQTTSTQNRSYEDIMYHNGKFYCITVEAEVFAFDLSGVSPTVTVVAERTSLGLTYFDDHIPCFGVIQIYGKYLACSSTGELFLIFRREVLCHESLGWKGIMVWRYNPQRQPCWEAVKNLGNKSLLIGINNAISISTENFRGVRRDCVYFMGALVRTIVDDRPEFILRIGVFDVERGMWARANYQLESHSQPPIWFTPSML